One genomic region from Microcella humidisoli encodes:
- a CDS encoding class I SAM-dependent methyltransferase, which yields MSIGWVEREFDRRASTYDQSSFHVSLAEAAARFAAPTVKDAVLDVATGTGLVLRSLQTLPAAHLTGIDVSSAMLDVARSSLPGARFLQASASRLPFGPGEFDVITCVSAMPYLDDPVEAVREWQRVLVRDGRIVISVFTPDGLTGPTLLRRAARQHGLMVDDPNESTSTVDAWREIAAKVGMRVVRTESWTLALPSATVESLLKPQYPFGVRNDLRDATSDDLALVRVSLGELIATTDTWEASVLLLELREDG from the coding sequence ATGAGCATCGGATGGGTTGAACGAGAGTTTGACCGCCGCGCGTCGACCTACGACCAGAGTTCCTTCCACGTGTCACTTGCGGAAGCCGCCGCGCGGTTTGCTGCTCCGACGGTCAAAGACGCAGTGCTGGATGTCGCCACGGGCACAGGTCTTGTCTTGCGCAGCTTGCAGACACTGCCTGCTGCCCACCTGACGGGCATCGACGTGTCCTCGGCCATGTTGGATGTTGCACGCTCCTCGTTGCCAGGTGCGCGCTTCCTTCAAGCGAGTGCAAGCCGCTTGCCTTTCGGGCCAGGCGAATTCGACGTCATTACCTGCGTTTCCGCAATGCCCTACCTTGACGATCCGGTCGAGGCTGTTCGGGAGTGGCAGCGAGTGCTTGTGCGCGATGGGCGGATTGTCATTTCTGTCTTCACGCCTGACGGACTGACCGGGCCAACGTTGCTTCGCCGTGCCGCCCGTCAACACGGCCTGATGGTGGACGATCCGAACGAATCGACGTCGACCGTCGACGCGTGGCGCGAGATCGCCGCAAAGGTCGGTATGCGCGTGGTTCGCACCGAGTCCTGGACGTTGGCCTTGCCGAGCGCGACCGTTGAGTCGCTACTCAAGCCGCAGTACCCCTTTGGCGTCCGAAACGACCTCCGCGACGCGACCTCAGATGACTTGGCTCTCGTTCGTGTTTCATTGGGGGAACTGATCGCTACAACAGACACGTGGGAGGCATCCGTCTTGCTGCTGGAACTTCGCGAGGACGGGTAA
- the rsmD gene encoding 16S rRNA (guanine(966)-N(2))-methyltransferase RsmD: MTRIIAGFAGSLTLKVPSAGTRPTSDRVREAIFSALEARDAIDGMRVLDLYAGSGALALEAISRGAASAVLVEKSFAAVQVCKANAALVAGRAGRGERPSIQIIGKPATSYLSSALDTFDLVFIDPPYEVGGLELDHVLEGLVPRLAPDAVVALERSSRTPAPAWPAGLALDKVSRYGETAVYWLDPETPDSRSG; this comes from the coding sequence GTGACACGCATCATCGCCGGGTTCGCGGGCTCGCTGACGCTGAAGGTGCCGAGCGCCGGCACCCGGCCGACGAGCGACCGCGTTCGCGAAGCGATCTTCAGCGCCCTAGAGGCGCGCGACGCGATCGACGGGATGCGCGTGCTCGACCTCTACGCCGGCTCAGGCGCCCTCGCGCTCGAAGCCATCAGCCGCGGCGCCGCCTCGGCCGTGCTCGTCGAGAAGTCGTTCGCGGCTGTGCAGGTGTGCAAGGCCAATGCTGCGCTTGTGGCTGGTCGGGCGGGGCGCGGCGAGCGGCCGAGCATCCAGATCATCGGAAAGCCCGCGACCTCGTACCTGTCGTCGGCGCTCGACACCTTCGACCTCGTCTTCATCGACCCGCCCTACGAGGTGGGCGGGCTTGAGCTCGACCACGTGCTTGAGGGCCTCGTGCCGCGATTGGCTCCGGATGCTGTCGTCGCGCTCGAGCGCTCATCGCGCACCCCGGCTCCCGCCTGGCCCGCCGGGCTCGCGCTCGACAAGGTGTCGCGCTACGGCGAGACCGCGGTGTACTGGCTCGACCCGGAAACCCCTGATTCACGGTCTGGCTAG
- the thiL gene encoding thiamine-phosphate kinase, with translation MINQGNGSDTLGAVGELAALARIIPLLPESESTILGPGDDAAVLAAPDGRYVVTTDMMIHGPDFRTAWSTMHDLGFKAAATNLSDVAAMGARPTALVVALAAPAETPVAELEALAEGLRDACEALAPGCGVVGGDLSVSSVLTIAVTAFGDLDDREPVTRAGARPGDWIAVSGSLGLAADGLRILFEHGVDATGAPDAAAAARLRAEHPVPLAAQLTPHPPIADGVAAALGGASAMLDLSDGLALDARRIARASGVSLDLSSEQVREVALAHGLDPAAPASLALTGGEDHSLLATFPPDVAPPLDALPGGFRVIGRVAAADRHGPALLVDGRVFDERGGWDPFAEWSGQAG, from the coding sequence GTGATCAACCAGGGGAATGGGAGCGACACGCTCGGTGCGGTCGGCGAGCTCGCGGCGCTCGCGCGCATCATCCCGCTGCTGCCGGAGAGCGAGTCGACGATCCTCGGCCCCGGCGACGATGCGGCCGTGCTCGCGGCGCCTGACGGCCGCTACGTCGTGACGACCGACATGATGATTCACGGCCCCGACTTTCGCACCGCGTGGTCGACCATGCACGACCTCGGGTTCAAGGCCGCGGCGACGAACCTCAGCGACGTTGCGGCGATGGGCGCGCGGCCCACGGCGCTCGTCGTGGCGCTCGCCGCGCCCGCCGAGACGCCGGTCGCCGAGCTCGAGGCCTTGGCCGAAGGGCTGCGCGATGCGTGCGAGGCGCTTGCGCCCGGCTGCGGGGTTGTGGGCGGTGACTTGAGCGTGTCGAGCGTGCTGACGATCGCCGTCACGGCGTTCGGTGACCTCGACGACCGTGAGCCCGTGACACGTGCGGGCGCGCGGCCGGGCGACTGGATCGCGGTCTCCGGCTCGCTGGGCCTCGCGGCCGACGGGCTGCGGATTCTCTTCGAGCACGGGGTCGACGCGACGGGGGCTCCGGATGCTGCGGCAGCGGCTCGACTGCGCGCCGAGCATCCCGTGCCCCTCGCCGCCCAGCTCACGCCGCATCCGCCGATCGCGGACGGCGTGGCCGCCGCCCTCGGCGGAGCCTCCGCCATGCTCGACCTCAGCGACGGTCTCGCCCTCGACGCCCGCCGCATCGCCCGCGCGAGCGGGGTCAGCCTCGACCTCTCGAGTGAGCAGGTGCGCGAGGTCGCGCTCGCGCACGGCCTCGACCCCGCCGCGCCCGCGTCGCTCGCGCTCACCGGGGGAGAAGACCACTCTCTGCTGGCAACCTTCCCGCCCGATGTGGCGCCGCCGCTGGATGCTCTTCCCGGCGGCTTCCGCGTCATCGGCCGGGTCGCCGCGGCCGATCGTCATGGGCCCGCGCTGCTCGTCGACGGGCGGGTGTTCGACGAGCGCGGCGGATGGGACCCGTTCGCCGAGTGGAGCGGGCAGGCCGGGTGA
- a CDS encoding endonuclease/exonuclease/phosphatase family protein — translation MRVISYNLRKHAARGELEQLVETHTPNLLCLQEVDTDDLPRELGPLQLADATRLNRLGLAIFYNQERFEALSTKAFALKRSLHDIIAKPAHERLLGSHLIDRKHDRELVIGCFHAAPLTALNSLRRTQIRAAHVALDSFGPTLPTLMVGDFNYPVFKDHLSTSVQETGHEVTLSDARTYTRYKFFRGHFDFATSIGLSITRVTTLPQGQSDHLPILVTADYAAPLDEGDADTVA, via the coding sequence ATGAGAGTCATCTCGTACAACCTGCGCAAGCACGCCGCCCGTGGTGAGCTCGAGCAGCTCGTCGAGACGCACACGCCCAACCTGCTGTGCCTGCAAGAGGTCGACACCGACGACCTCCCGCGCGAGCTCGGCCCACTCCAACTCGCCGACGCGACGCGACTCAACCGGCTCGGCCTCGCGATCTTCTACAACCAGGAACGCTTCGAGGCGCTCAGCACCAAGGCCTTCGCGCTCAAGCGCTCGCTGCACGACATCATCGCCAAGCCCGCGCACGAGCGGCTGCTCGGCAGTCACCTCATCGACCGGAAGCACGACCGCGAGCTCGTCATCGGCTGCTTCCACGCGGCACCGCTGACGGCGCTCAACTCGCTGCGGCGCACGCAGATTCGAGCGGCACACGTCGCGCTCGACAGCTTCGGGCCGACCCTGCCGACGCTCATGGTGGGCGACTTCAACTACCCCGTGTTCAAGGACCACCTGTCGACGAGCGTGCAGGAGACGGGGCACGAGGTGACGCTGAGCGACGCGCGCACCTACACGCGCTACAAGTTCTTCCGCGGCCACTTCGACTTCGCCACGTCGATCGGTCTGTCGATCACCCGCGTGACGACGCTTCCGCAGGGGCAGTCCGATCACCTGCCGATCCTGGTGACCGCCGATTACGCCGCGCCGCTCGACGAGGGCGATGCCGACACAGTGGCATGA
- a CDS encoding DUF3515 family protein, with protein sequence MSTRTAPPRARRASAALLATAVLGVTGCAGTVALEPGPESNALACAEVMVSLPDTVGTVALARRSTNAQSTAAWGDPTAVIYRCGLPEQGPSDLPCFDVDGVDWLLDESNAPRYVFTTYARTPVTEIIVDVTYIAGADAVRELSPFIAAKTTATARCLAATDVFGGGSVSPTAEPTPTPTP encoded by the coding sequence ATGTCGACACGCACCGCTCCTCCGCGCGCCCGCCGGGCATCCGCCGCGCTGCTCGCGACGGCGGTTCTCGGCGTGACGGGATGCGCCGGCACGGTCGCTCTCGAGCCGGGCCCCGAATCGAACGCGCTCGCGTGCGCGGAAGTCATGGTGAGTCTGCCCGACACGGTCGGCACCGTGGCCCTCGCGCGGCGCTCGACGAACGCACAGTCCACGGCCGCCTGGGGTGACCCGACGGCGGTCATCTACCGCTGCGGGTTACCCGAGCAAGGGCCGAGCGATCTGCCCTGCTTTGACGTTGACGGCGTCGACTGGCTGCTCGACGAGTCGAATGCTCCGCGCTACGTCTTCACGACCTACGCTCGCACCCCGGTCACCGAGATCATCGTCGATGTGACCTACATTGCGGGGGCCGACGCGGTGCGCGAGTTAAGCCCATTCATCGCCGCGAAAACCACGGCCACCGCCCGGTGCCTCGCGGCGACCGACGTCTTCGGCGGCGGGTCGGTGAGCCCCACGGCCGAGCCCACCCCGACGCCGACGCCGTAG
- the fgd gene encoding glucose-6-phosphate dehydrogenase (coenzyme-F420), with translation MTLPLTLGYKASAEQFDPRELVEIAVAAEAHGMQSVAVSDHFQPWRHTGGHAPFSLTWMAAVGERTSSIRIGTSVMTPTFRYNPAVLAQAFASMGVMYPDRIFLGVGTGEALNEVATGFKGAGEQEWPEFKERFGRLRESIELMRQLWTEDRVNYRGQYYSTHDASIYDRPEHPVPIYVAAGGPFVAKFAGKVGDGFICTSGKGVELYTEQLIPAVMDGIEQAGKSPDDVDRMIEIKLSYDTDYDVALNNTRFWSPLSLSAEQKHDITDPMEMEKAADALPIEQIAKRWIVGNDPDAVVAQIAKYVEYGMNHLVFHAPGHDQRRFLELFERDLAPRLRALS, from the coding sequence ATGACACTCCCCCTCACCCTCGGATACAAGGCCTCTGCCGAGCAGTTCGACCCCCGCGAGCTCGTCGAGATCGCCGTGGCCGCAGAGGCGCACGGCATGCAGTCGGTCGCCGTGAGCGACCACTTCCAGCCCTGGCGCCACACCGGCGGGCATGCTCCGTTCTCGCTGACGTGGATGGCCGCGGTCGGCGAGCGCACGTCGAGCATCCGCATCGGCACCTCGGTCATGACGCCCACCTTCCGCTACAACCCGGCGGTGCTCGCCCAGGCCTTCGCGTCGATGGGCGTCATGTACCCCGACCGCATCTTCCTCGGCGTCGGAACGGGCGAGGCGCTCAACGAGGTCGCCACGGGCTTCAAGGGGGCGGGCGAGCAGGAGTGGCCTGAGTTCAAGGAGCGCTTCGGACGCTTGCGTGAGTCGATCGAACTCATGCGCCAGCTCTGGACCGAAGATCGCGTCAACTACCGCGGCCAGTACTACTCGACGCACGACGCGTCGATCTACGACCGCCCCGAGCACCCCGTGCCGATCTATGTCGCCGCGGGCGGCCCGTTCGTCGCTAAGTTCGCCGGCAAGGTCGGCGACGGCTTCATCTGCACCTCGGGCAAGGGCGTCGAGCTCTACACCGAGCAGCTGATTCCGGCCGTGATGGACGGCATCGAGCAAGCGGGCAAGAGCCCCGACGACGTCGACCGCATGATCGAGATCAAGCTCTCGTACGACACCGACTACGACGTCGCGCTCAACAACACGCGGTTCTGGTCGCCCCTCTCGCTCTCGGCCGAGCAGAAGCATGACATCACCGACCCCATGGAGATGGAGAAGGCCGCGGATGCCCTGCCGATCGAGCAGATCGCCAAGCGCTGGATCGTCGGCAACGACCCCGATGCGGTCGTGGCGCAGATCGCGAAGTACGTGGAGTACGGCATGAACCACCTCGTGTTTCACGCGCCGGGCCACGACCAGCGCCGGTTCCTCGAGCTCTTCGAGCGCGACCTCGCTCCTCGATTGCGGGCACTGAGCTAG
- a CDS encoding type II toxin-antitoxin system RelE family toxin, giving the protein MSYRIELRPAAIRALKQIDHRDRERIRGAIALLGDDPRPPAAKPLRGRPAWRVRVGDYRIIYTIDDGVLLIVVVTLGHRREVYER; this is encoded by the coding sequence GTGAGCTATCGCATCGAGCTGCGACCGGCGGCGATCCGCGCCCTCAAGCAGATCGACCACCGCGACCGCGAACGCATTCGCGGGGCGATCGCGCTGCTCGGCGACGACCCGAGGCCACCGGCCGCGAAGCCTCTGCGCGGGCGGCCCGCCTGGCGCGTGCGCGTGGGCGACTATCGCATCATCTACACGATCGACGACGGAGTGCTGCTGATCGTCGTCGTGACGCTCGGCCACCGCCGCGAGGTTTACGAGCGCTGA
- a CDS encoding type II toxin-antitoxin system Phd/YefM family antitoxin: MNPLSVADARKHFSEVIDRSQTEAVFIERRGQRAAVVISPGQYERMLDALEEAEDATAFDVAMAEEGSNVPWAQVKADLGWA; the protein is encoded by the coding sequence ATGAACCCCCTCAGCGTCGCCGACGCCCGCAAGCATTTTTCCGAGGTGATCGACCGCTCGCAAACGGAGGCCGTGTTCATTGAGCGCCGTGGACAACGCGCTGCAGTCGTCATCAGTCCCGGGCAGTATGAGCGCATGCTCGATGCCCTGGAAGAAGCCGAAGACGCCACGGCGTTCGACGTGGCGATGGCTGAGGAAGGGTCGAACGTGCCTTGGGCACAAGTGAAGGCCGACCTGGGCTGGGCGTGA
- a CDS encoding ATP-dependent DNA helicase RecG yields MTSPLDAKLSSALGDRSANSLKKAFGMLTVGDLLTHYPRRYARRGELTALSELVVGESVTIVAEVIEVVERSMRERKGTILEVRITDGKGILVLTFFNQVWRKNELTPGARGIFAGKVGEYRGVRQLAHPDYELFEAGDARDAGPEATKWAMQPIPIYPATSTVASWQIAKALGVVLDTLPPVDDPVPHNVRVDRELLDLGQAYQFIHRPENDGQWRRARDTLRFHEAFLLQAALLQRRAALREQPATPRRPGAELAGFDAQLPWKLTDDQVLVGDEIARDLASDAPMNRLVQGEVGSGKTLVAVRAMLTVAESGGQSALLAPTEVLAAQHVRSIVHTLGPDRAARLRPVLLTGQLSQPERRKALLAIASGASRIVIGTHALLGDTVQFADLGLVVVDEQHRFGVEQRETLRRKGAVPPHVLVLTATPIPRTVAMTVFGDLDVSTIAMLPAGRIPIVSHVVPLADKPGWWNRVWARLGEELEQGRQGFVVVPAIDAATPEDDPDALADDPADGSADHADAVARPPATVAELTPLLRSHPALAGRRVEPLHGRMSTDEKDATMQAFARGEIDVLVATTVIEVGVDVPNASTMVVADADRFGVSQLHQLRGRVGRGGVPGLCLFVTAAQQGSLARERVEAVAATLDGFELAQVDLELRREGDVLGANQSGGRSSLRLLRVATDGDLILDAREAAAGVLGGDAALREHPALKAALARRLDESARDFLAKN; encoded by the coding sequence GTGACCAGCCCGCTCGACGCCAAGCTCAGCAGTGCGCTGGGCGACCGCAGCGCGAACTCGCTGAAGAAGGCGTTCGGGATGCTCACCGTCGGTGATCTGCTGACCCACTATCCCCGGCGCTACGCCCGCCGGGGTGAGCTCACGGCGCTGAGCGAGCTCGTCGTCGGGGAGAGCGTGACGATCGTGGCCGAGGTCATCGAGGTCGTCGAGCGGTCGATGCGCGAGCGCAAGGGCACGATCCTTGAGGTGCGCATCACCGATGGCAAGGGCATCCTCGTGCTCACGTTCTTCAACCAGGTGTGGCGCAAGAACGAGCTGACGCCCGGCGCGCGCGGCATCTTCGCGGGCAAGGTCGGCGAGTACCGCGGCGTGCGGCAGCTCGCCCACCCCGACTACGAGCTGTTCGAGGCCGGCGACGCACGCGATGCGGGGCCGGAGGCGACGAAGTGGGCGATGCAGCCCATTCCGATCTACCCGGCCACGTCGACCGTGGCCAGCTGGCAGATCGCCAAAGCCCTCGGTGTCGTGCTCGACACCCTGCCGCCCGTCGACGACCCGGTGCCGCACAACGTGCGCGTCGACCGCGAGCTGCTCGACCTGGGGCAGGCGTACCAGTTCATCCACCGGCCCGAGAACGACGGGCAGTGGCGCCGCGCGCGCGACACCCTGCGCTTCCACGAGGCGTTCCTGCTGCAGGCCGCCCTGCTGCAGCGCCGGGCCGCCCTGCGCGAGCAGCCCGCGACCCCGCGGCGGCCGGGCGCGGAGCTCGCGGGCTTCGACGCCCAACTGCCGTGGAAACTCACCGACGACCAGGTGCTCGTGGGCGACGAGATCGCGCGCGACCTCGCCTCCGATGCCCCCATGAACCGGCTCGTGCAGGGTGAGGTCGGCTCGGGAAAGACACTCGTCGCGGTGCGGGCGATGCTCACGGTGGCCGAGAGCGGCGGGCAGAGCGCCCTGCTCGCCCCCACCGAGGTGCTCGCCGCGCAGCACGTGCGGTCGATCGTGCACACTCTCGGCCCTGACCGCGCGGCCCGCCTGCGCCCCGTGCTCCTCACCGGGCAGCTCAGTCAGCCCGAGCGGCGCAAGGCACTGCTGGCGATCGCGAGCGGAGCATCCCGCATCGTCATCGGCACCCACGCCCTCCTGGGCGACACCGTGCAGTTCGCCGATCTGGGCCTCGTTGTCGTCGACGAGCAGCACCGGTTCGGCGTCGAGCAGCGCGAGACCCTGCGCCGCAAGGGTGCCGTGCCGCCGCACGTGCTCGTGCTCACCGCCACCCCGATTCCCCGCACGGTCGCGATGACCGTGTTCGGCGACCTTGATGTGTCGACGATCGCGATGCTGCCAGCCGGGCGCATCCCGATCGTCAGCCACGTCGTGCCGCTCGCCGACAAGCCCGGCTGGTGGAACCGCGTCTGGGCGCGCCTCGGCGAAGAGCTCGAGCAGGGCCGGCAGGGCTTCGTGGTCGTGCCCGCGATCGATGCCGCGACGCCGGAGGACGACCCTGACGCGCTCGCCGACGATCCCGCCGACGGCTCCGCCGACCACGCGGATGCCGTGGCGCGCCCCCCGGCGACCGTCGCCGAGCTGACGCCCCTGCTGCGATCGCACCCCGCGCTCGCCGGGCGGCGGGTCGAGCCGTTGCACGGCCGCATGTCGACTGACGAGAAAGACGCGACCATGCAGGCCTTTGCGCGCGGCGAGATCGACGTGCTCGTCGCGACGACCGTCATCGAGGTCGGCGTCGACGTGCCGAACGCCTCGACCATGGTCGTCGCCGACGCGGACCGGTTCGGCGTGAGCCAGTTGCACCAGTTGCGCGGCCGCGTCGGCCGCGGTGGCGTGCCCGGGCTATGCCTCTTCGTGACCGCCGCGCAGCAGGGCAGCCTGGCGCGCGAGCGCGTCGAAGCGGTCGCTGCAACCCTCGACGGCTTCGAGCTCGCGCAGGTCGACCTCGAGCTGCGGCGCGAGGGCGACGTGCTCGGCGCGAACCAGAGCGGCGGGCGCTCGAGTCTGCGGCTGCTGCGGGTCGCCACCGACGGCGACCTCATCCTCGACGCGCGCGAGGCGGCGGCCGGGGTGCTGGGCGGCGATGCGGCTCTGCGCGAGCATCCCGCGCTGAAAGCGGCCCTCGCGCGCCGCCTCGATGAGTCGGCGCGAGACTTCCTGGCCAAGAACTAG
- a CDS encoding GAP family protein, whose amino-acid sequence MLDVIAELLPLAVALALSPLAIASVVLMLLSSRPRAASIAFLLGFLLAVIVIAAVGYLLASVLPHDDETSISAPFLLTALGVLSVVFAVRQWRSRPAPGDDLELPGWIAKVEGITTSSAFVLGAIFGGIKPKNLLLSIGVGVTLEASALTIGESAIVALIVAMVAALPIVVPVVLALVALDRLSGALDRLRSWLVQHNSAMVGTILLLVGVLLIGKGLGGFGG is encoded by the coding sequence GTGCTCGACGTCATCGCAGAGCTCTTGCCCCTCGCGGTCGCCCTCGCCCTCAGCCCCCTCGCGATCGCCTCGGTCGTGCTCATGCTGCTCTCGAGCCGCCCGCGCGCCGCAAGCATCGCCTTCCTGCTCGGGTTCCTCCTCGCGGTGATCGTCATCGCCGCCGTCGGCTACCTGCTCGCCTCGGTGCTGCCGCACGACGACGAGACGTCGATCTCGGCTCCGTTCCTGCTGACCGCGCTCGGCGTGCTCTCCGTCGTGTTCGCCGTGCGCCAGTGGCGCAGCCGCCCCGCCCCCGGAGACGACCTCGAGCTACCCGGGTGGATCGCGAAGGTGGAAGGCATCACAACGTCGTCGGCCTTCGTGCTCGGGGCGATCTTCGGCGGCATCAAGCCCAAGAACCTCTTGCTGAGCATCGGGGTCGGGGTCACGCTCGAAGCCAGCGCGCTCACGATCGGCGAGTCGGCGATCGTCGCGCTCATCGTCGCGATGGTCGCCGCACTGCCGATCGTGGTTCCGGTCGTGCTGGCGCTCGTCGCCCTCGACCGCCTGAGTGGAGCGCTCGACCGGCTTCGGTCGTGGCTCGTGCAGCACAACTCGGCGATGGTGGGCACGATCCTGCTGCTCGTGGGCGTGCTGCTCATCGGCAAAGGCCTGGGCGGCTTCGGCGGCTAG
- the coaD gene encoding pantetheine-phosphate adenylyltransferase, with protein sequence MSTVAVVPGSFDPVTLGHLDVIERAAAIFDEVHVVVVHNPAKQAMLPIAQRVALIEQAVADRALPPSIIVTSWSVGLLVDYCTDVGAKVLVKGVRSQVDVAYETPMAIVNRNLAGVETVFLLPDPAHAHVSSSLVRQVASLGGDVAPYVPRAVAEFLLSQTTD encoded by the coding sequence ATGAGCACCGTCGCCGTCGTTCCCGGGTCGTTCGACCCTGTGACCCTGGGCCACCTCGACGTCATCGAGCGGGCTGCGGCCATCTTCGACGAGGTTCACGTCGTCGTCGTGCACAACCCGGCCAAGCAGGCGATGCTGCCGATCGCGCAGCGCGTCGCCCTCATCGAGCAGGCGGTGGCCGACCGGGCGCTGCCGCCGAGCATCATCGTCACCAGCTGGAGCGTCGGCCTGCTCGTCGACTACTGCACCGACGTGGGCGCGAAAGTGCTCGTCAAGGGCGTGCGCAGTCAGGTCGACGTCGCCTACGAGACCCCGATGGCGATCGTCAACCGCAATCTCGCCGGGGTCGAGACCGTCTTCTTGCTGCCCGACCCGGCCCACGCGCACGTCTCGAGCTCGCTTGTGCGCCAGGTGGCCTCCTTGGGTGGCGACGTCGCCCCGTACGTGCCGCGCGCGGTCGCCGAGTTCCTGCTGAGTCAGACCACCGACTGA
- the cofE gene encoding coenzyme F420-0:L-glutamate ligase has translation MTGAHPDLSVFTVDGIGEIVPGDDLPLIIAERVNGVARPGDIIAVTSKIVSKAEGRLVHANDRDDAIRSETVRVVATREHRGRVTRIVENKLGLVMAAAGVDASNTADGTVLLLPLHPDESAASIRMAMEATVGGMVGVIITDTAGRPWREGQTDIVIGASGVRLLDDLRGQRDAAGKLLEVTAPAVGDEIAAAADLVKGKSSGVPVAVVRGLARFVDAEAHGGRELVRGASDDMFSLGTAEARQQGWDEGYRAGLAARDS, from the coding sequence ATGACGGGCGCGCATCCTGACCTCAGTGTGTTCACCGTCGACGGTATCGGTGAGATCGTGCCGGGGGATGACCTGCCGCTCATCATCGCCGAGAGGGTGAACGGTGTCGCACGACCCGGCGACATCATCGCGGTGACCAGCAAGATCGTCAGCAAGGCCGAAGGGCGGTTGGTGCATGCGAACGACCGCGACGACGCGATTCGCTCGGAAACCGTCCGCGTCGTGGCGACCCGGGAACATCGGGGACGTGTGACCCGCATTGTTGAGAACAAGCTTGGGTTGGTCATGGCCGCGGCGGGAGTTGACGCCAGCAACACGGCCGATGGCACCGTGCTTCTGTTGCCGCTCCATCCCGATGAGAGCGCAGCGTCCATCAGGATGGCGATGGAGGCGACCGTTGGCGGGATGGTCGGCGTCATCATTACCGACACGGCCGGTCGACCGTGGCGCGAAGGACAGACCGATATCGTCATCGGCGCGAGCGGGGTCCGACTTCTTGACGATCTCCGCGGTCAGCGCGACGCAGCGGGCAAGCTGCTGGAAGTGACGGCTCCCGCGGTCGGCGACGAGATCGCGGCCGCCGCCGACCTCGTCAAGGGCAAGTCGAGCGGAGTACCCGTCGCCGTGGTACGCGGTCTTGCGCGCTTCGTCGACGCCGAGGCGCACGGTGGGCGCGAACTCGTGCGGGGCGCCTCGGACGACATGTTCAGCCTCGGAACCGCGGAGGCACGCCAGCAGGGTTGGGACGAGGGCTACCGCGCCGGGCTCGCGGCGCGCGACTCCTGA
- a CDS encoding DUF4259 domain-containing protein, producing the protein MGAWGSGSFENDDALDAVDALVDGSFTLDELREAVAGDYLEAPEGSVALALVEVALAALGRIDPPAELDEVDIRLLATQLDDAAYELILTAAERVVQPDGSELYELWEDAGEDELAEWRTAAVSSVDLLRSAIAE; encoded by the coding sequence ATGGGTGCATGGGGATCAGGGTCGTTCGAGAACGACGACGCTCTCGACGCGGTCGACGCGTTGGTCGATGGCAGCTTCACGCTCGACGAATTGCGCGAGGCGGTCGCCGGCGACTACCTCGAGGCTCCGGAGGGCTCGGTGGCGCTCGCGCTCGTCGAGGTCGCGCTCGCGGCGCTCGGTCGCATCGACCCGCCCGCCGAGCTGGATGAGGTGGACATCCGACTGCTCGCGACGCAGTTGGATGATGCCGCGTACGAGCTCATCCTCACGGCGGCGGAGCGCGTGGTGCAGCCCGACGGCTCCGAGCTCTACGAGCTGTGGGAGGACGCGGGCGAGGATGAGCTCGCCGAGTGGCGCACGGCCGCCGTCTCGTCGGTCGACCTGCTGCGCTCGGCGATCGCCGAGTAA